The following proteins come from a genomic window of Sander vitreus isolate 19-12246 chromosome 14, sanVit1, whole genome shotgun sequence:
- the tbxta gene encoding T-box transcription factor T-A, whose product MTSSNSDQRLEHLLSAVESEFQKGSEKGDASERDIKLTLDDADLWNKFKELTNEMIVTKTGRRMFPVLRASVSGLDPNAMYSVLLDFVAADNNRWKYVNGEWVPGGKPEPQSPSCVYIHPDSPNFGAHWMKAPVSFSKVKLSNKLNGGGQIMLNSLHKYEPRIHIVKVGGIQKMISSQSFPETQFIAVTAYQNEEITALKIKHNPFAKAFLDAKERSDHKDMPDHSADSQQSGYSQLGGWFLPGQSPICPSSSPPQFSGTAGHSGSYCERYSSLRSHRAAPYPSHYPHRTSSTNNYMDNTSGSLPTHDSWSALQIPNSTGMGTLSHTTNSTSNSGQYPSLWSVTGNTLTPSGSASGSIPGGLTSQFLRGSSYTGLTSSLPVSSPSSMYDPSLGEVGVGDGAQFESSIARLTASWAPVAQSY is encoded by the exons ATGACTTCCTCCAACAGTGACCAGCGCCTGGAGCATCTGCTCAGCGCCGTGGAGAGCGAGTTCCAAAAGGGCAGCGAGAAGGGAGACGCGTCCGAGAGGGATATTAAACTGACGCTGGATGATGCAGACTTATGGAACAAGTTTAAAGAGTTAACCAATGAGATGATTGTCACCAAAACTGGAAG GAGGATGTTCCCGGTGCTCCGAGCCAGCGTCAGCGGCCTGGACCCCAACGCCATGTACTCGGTGCTGCTGGATTTCGTGGCGGCGGACAACAACCGGTGGAAATACGTGAACGGGGAGTGGGTCCCCGGTGGTAAACCGGAGCCCCAGAGCCCCAGCTGCGTCTACATCCACCCGGACTCCCCCAACTTCGGGGCGCACTGGATGAAAGCGCCCGTCTCCTTCAGCAAAGTCAAACTCTCCAATAAACTCAACGGGGGCGGACAG ATCATGCTGAATTCTCTGCACAAATACGAGCCGAGGATACACATCGTGAAGGTTGGAGGCATCCAGAAGATGATCAGCAGCCAGTCGTTCCCCGAAACACAGTTCATCGCGGTCACCGCCTACCAGAACGAAGAG ATTACTGCTCTGAAGATCAAGCACAATCCCTTCGCTAAAGCCTTCTTGGACGCTAAAGAAAG GAGCGACCATAAAGACATGCCCGATCACAGTGCAGACAGCCAACAGTCCGGCTACTCTCAAC TTGGAGGTTGGTTCCTCCCAGGCCAGAGTCCCATCTGTCCCAGCAGCAGCCCTCCTCAGTTCAGTGGCACAGCGGGCCACTCGGGCTCCTACTGCGAGCGCTACTCCAGCCTGAGGAGCCACAGAGCGGCCCCGTACCCCAGCCACTACCCCCACCGCACCTCCAGCACAA ACAACTACATGGACAACACTTCAGGGTCTCTGCCCACTCATGACAGCTGGTCTGCTCTTCAGATCCCCAACTCCACAGGAATGGGCACTCTGTCCCACACCACCAACTCCACATCTAACTCCGG TCAGTACCCCAGCCTGTGGTCAGTCACCGGCAACACCCTGACCCCTTCAGGCTCGGCCTCCGGCTCCATACCTGGAGGCTTGACCTCCCAGTTCCTGAGGGGCTCCTCCTACACGGGCCTGACCTCCTCGCTGCCCGTCTCCTCGCCCTCCTCCATGTACGACCCCAGCCTGGGCGAGGTCGGCGTCGGGGACGGGGCCCAGTTCGAGAGCTCCATCGCCAGGCTGACCGCGTCCTGGGCGCCTGTGGCTCAGAGCTACTGA